Proteins from one Leishmania infantum JPCM5 genome chromosome 21 genomic window:
- a CDS encoding putative calpain translates to MGTKQSPYTYPDTLTHTHTEIEPFAAMPSNAELYIYYCRRSACHPNSAVKRYLDDTASSPLEVVDVSANYLGTRGLIPVLDLVKNTKTVHTLDLSNNMMELEHVEHLAYCLALHPCMRTVRLCNDGLHDGHVDALLQLLAENASIEHVSVEGNNLTAASVQAIARALEKSKAVRAQRRREEEEHDSYLKSHTPRARLSFQARLSDHISAAESGGYTHYATWWKNPQYSVKLSRSSRVLFVLECAHAEAANQVGMLLMRHDGVHRVVEILADTLVVESSIEDQRCAMEAHLRMDESYVVMPFSFNVGRAVDFTLVATLRNDHTAQEEGWITVERLNARYDWCMRTVEAAWTSDNAGGGPDCLSWRRNDMYHLTCANTAAAAGQQQQPSFMATVHVLLMKEADPYENDSRAIGLDVVTYDVHNATAPPLLCTPEVVRASHSHQRKTFISLQFSMPVAELDVFVVPSTAEARQTGTYSITVFSSVSVDFARSAFPHGWRYRTVTGYWDADCCGGCRQLYQSWKNNPATEVCVEDAAKSLVACVEVHAAEATTVAQSAEEKTATAAAEETPAAMERKAELEELRQRHRSSKREVCVAVVSCSPPSYAELAVSALSEKSAMAVASDIQQPVFVVPMLRHAAETGAYTLELFSSSSFVVCGATQSLAVRQRKAQLAAYSAENGRRAAQQNAEQQACRGGADLPALREERRAILDRLYATDLPFVDRDFPRGTSSLFLDPAGAPPLNFPAVTEW, encoded by the coding sequence ATGGGCACAAAGCAGTCGCCATACACATACCCAGATACAttgacacacacgcacacagagattGAACCGTTCGCAGCAATGCCGTCCAATGCTGAGCTCTATATATACTACTGTCGGCGCTCCGCATGCCACCCCAATAGCGCGGTGAAGCGCTACCTCGACGACACAGCCAGCAGCCCGCTCGAGGTAGTGGATGTCTCGGCGAACTACTTGGGCACGCGCGGCCTTATTCCTGTCTTGGACCTCGTAAAGAACACCAAGACGGTGCACACGTTGGATTTGAGCAACAACATGATGGAGCTGGAGCATGTGGAGCACCTGGCGTACtgcctcgccctccacccctGCATGCGGACGGTGCGCCTGTGCAACGACGGGTTGCATGACGGCCACgtcgacgcgctgctgcagctgctggcggaaAACGCGTCCATTGAGCACGTTTCTGTAGAGGGCAACAACTTGACGGCGGCTTCGGTGCAGGCTATTGCACGGGCGCTAGAAAAGAGCAAGGCGGTGcgggcgcagcgccgccgcgaggaggaggagcacgacTCCTATCTGAAGAGCCACACGCCCCGAGCGCGTCTATCCTTTCAAGCACGCCTCTCCGACCACATATCGGCGGCAGAGTCCGGCGGCTACACCCACTACGCGACGTGGTGGAAGAACCCGCAGTACAGCGTGAagctctctcgctcgtcgCGCGTGTTGTTTGTGCTGGAGTGCGCCCATGCCGAGGCCGCCAATCAGGTAGGAATGCTGCTGATGCGTCACGACGGCGTGCACCGCGTTGTCGAAATCCTTGCTGATACCCTTGTTGTGGAAAGCTCCATCGAAGATCAGCGGTGCGCTATGGAGGCCCACCTTCGCATGGATGAGTCGTACGTTGTGATGCCCTTCTCCTTTAACGTGGGCCGCGCCGTGGACTTTACGCTGGTCGCCACCCTTCGCAACGACCACActgcgcaggaggagggctgGATCACGGTAGAGCGGCTCAACGCGCGGTACGACTGGTGCATGCGAACGGTGGAAGCGGCCTGGACGAGCGACAACGCCGGCGGAGGCCCGGACTGCCTTTCCTGGCGGCGCAACGACATGTACCACCTCACGTGCGcgaacaccgccgccgctgcggggcagcagcagcagccgtcctTCATGGCCACCGTGCACGTATTGCTCATGAAGGAGGCTGATCCGTACGAGAACGATAGTCGGGCAATTGGGCTGGACGTGGTCACCTACGACGTCCACAACGCGActgctccgccgctgctATGTACCCCCGAAGTCGTGCGCGCGTCCCACTCTCACCAGCGGAAGACCTTTATTTCGCTGCAGTTCAGCATGCCTGTCGCAGAGCTGGACGTGTTCGTTGTCCCGAGtacggcggaggcgaggcaGACGGGGACGTATAGCATCACCGTTTTCAGCTCGGTGTCAGTCGACTTCGCGAGGTCGGCGTTCCCGCACGGGTGGCGCTATCGCACCGTGACCGGCTACTGGGATGCCGACTGCTGTGGTGGGTGTCGTCAGCTGTATCAGTCGTGGAAGAACAACCCTGCCACGGAGGTGTGCGTCGAGGATGCCGCGAAGTCTCTCGTGGCATGCGTTGAGGTGCACGCGGCGGAAGCaacgacggtggcgcagagTGCAGAGGAGAAGACGGCTACTGCAGCCGCCGAAGAAACACCGGCGGCGATGGAAAGGAAGGCAGAGCTGGAGGAGTTGCGTCAACGTCACCGCAGCTCTAAGCGAGAAGTCTGCGTCGCCGTGGTGAGCTGCAGCCCGCCGTCGTACGCCGAGTTGGCCGTGTCGGCGCTGTCGGAAAAGTCAGCGATGGCGGTAGCCAGCGATATTCAGCAGCCCGTCTTTGTCGTACCAATGctccgccacgccgccgagACGGGCGCCTACACTTTGGagctcttctcctcttcttcttttgtCGTCTGCGGGGCAACACAGTCGCTCGCCGTACGACAGCGAAAGGCACAGCTGGCTGCCTACTCCGCCGAAAAcgggcggcgcgcagcacagcaaaacgcagagcagcaagcttgtcgcggtggcgccgaccTGCCCGCCCTGCGTGAGGAGAGACGGGCAATATTGGACAGGCTCTACGCGACTGACCTGCCGTTTGTCGACCGCGACTTCCCGCGCGGCACATCGTCCCTGTTTCTAGACCCGGCTGGTGCCCCGCCGCTAAACTTTCCGGCGGTGACGGAGTGG
- a CDS encoding putative calpain, whose product MPFREHTCDTDALYCISASCSGPATVSIAHVTPNAITTVAGQWDSNVGAPDSPLWRNNPQFFLSPVEAMEVTITLRTAHPTSGVRGFTVHNTQRCSSFLTFEPPTVVASAAADTVGGVPTCVVRLAGMKERRGMPYVVVPYSSGGAEDFSVEVTANRSVQLRPIDPRLDWHRVRQNVSISAEKGNAGGSLAFPSWRFNTQMALTFPVEREGRLFISARRLRSADPRVKVGMVLMRSSRTVSGGYRRLLVYAEADIVARSSERAGGEATLATEVNLSAGQGALVLLVHADQPYKEAEVEVSVYSAATVEVQPVVEWTKVLWKEGSWELGTTAGGSRTHFANWINNPFYGLSVIRSTKVVVLLLQYPRDREHPKVRRYGQKKAFLPPPIEFKERCTTIELSIVKYDKDLSEVASVNAGTAAEAYLVTELLPDQPYLLVPCTSEPQHDGDFKLFVFADHPIDLFEAEKPRLPYV is encoded by the coding sequence ATGCCGTTCCGCGAGCACACTTGCGACACCGACGCGCTCTACTGCATctcggcgagctgcagcggccccGCCACGGTAAGCATCGCGCACGTCACCCCCaacgccatcaccaccgtgGCAGGGCAATGGGACTCAAATGTCGGTGCCCCTGACTCGCCGCTCTGGCGCAACAACCCGCagttctttctctctcccgtgGAAGCGATGGAGGTGACAATAACGCTGCGCACGGCTCATCCGACATCCGGCGTGCGCGGCTTCACCGTCCACAACACGCAGCGGTGTAGCAGCTTTCTTACCTTTGAGCCCCCCACAGTTGTggcgagcgccgctgcagatACGGTAGGGGGGGTGCCGACGTGCGTGGTGCGTCTGGCCGGCATGAAGGAAAGGCGTGGAATGCCATATGTGGTGGTGCCGTACTCCTCCGGCGGAGCCGAGGACTTTAGTGTGGAGGTGACTGCCAATCGTTCAGTGCAGCTTCGACCGATTGACCCACGACTTGACTGGCATAGGGTGCGGCAGAACGTGTCGATCAGCGCTGAGAAAGgcaacgccggcggcagTCTCGCATTTCCGTCGTGGCGTTTCAACACTCAGATGGCGCTCACGTTCCCCGTGGAGCGCGAGGGCCGTCTTTTCATATCTGCCCGGCGTCTCCGCTCCGCCGACCCACGCGTGAAGGTGGGCATGGTGCTGATGCGGTCCAGTCGCACCGTGAGCGGCGGCtaccgccgccttctcgttTACGCAGAGGCGGACATCGTTGCGCGGTCATCGGAAAGGGCCGGCGGAGAGGCTACTCTGGCCACAGAGGTGAACCTTTCAGCCGGGCAAGgggcgctggtgctgttgGTCCACGCAGACCAACCGTACAAGGAGGCCGAGGTAGAGGTGAGCGTCTACTCGGCAGCCACCGTGGAGGTGCAACCAGTGGTGGAGTGGACGAAGGTGTTGTGGAAGGAAGGAAGTTGGGAGCTTGGTACCACCGCCGGTGGAAGCCGCACCCACTTCGCGAATTGGATCAACAACCCCTTCTACGGCCTCTCGGTAATTCGAAGTACCAAAGTTgtcgtcctcctcttgcAGTACCCCCGCGACCGCGAGCACCCCAAGGTGCGGCGGTATGGTCAGAAGAAGGCGTTTCTGCCGCCCCCAATAGAGTTCAAGGAGCGATGCACCACCATCGAACTGAGCATCGTCAAGTACGACAAGGACCTTTCAGAGGTGGCAAGCGTGAATGCGGGaaccgcggcggaggcgtaCCTGGTAacggagctgctgcctgATCAGCCGTACCTCCTCGTGCCGTGCACCAGCGAGCCGCAGCACGACGGGGACTTCAAACTCTTCGTCTTTGCCGATCACCCCATTGATCTCTTTGAGGCCGAgaagccgcggctgccgtaCGTCTAG
- a CDS encoding DNA topoisomerase 1A, with amino-acid sequence MLRRSVRALEKLVIVESPNKVIKVEGLLSDPKVIPDWSFNNSKLRAISTGAEKAIAMATTGHFMSLKELTWSPQSSSPASRVTSADFPSNGLLVSFSLEWELIPGRRIQDTVSHYIEEKADNLTEIIVATDPDREGELIAVHAQNLIRSMFPQLNVPFTRAYMHSITAEGIRRAMEERHEAFDYNLANAAEARHAMDRIFGFLGSSVVRYANPQMRSIGRVQTPALILIKDREDKIKSYLDSHASTFEIQAVCYFTSKHNRRFSQVVKVTPAHKGGAAPVDWSDEATVKQRCEQWALNLATHFSVSPGAKPQETVTPPPKPFTMATLIARANRQLHYSSDMVSLCLQDLFQMGYITYPRTDSTRIDESILPSIYAAVRREHGKRLLQEQDGPSKSGSRRSTAQKEAADANVEDAHEAIRPTNIDTTVEELGAVSAPMKHIYDLVRRNTMAVHMIPMKTERIVVLVACKAANGEEVEFELQGKHVVEPGWSAAFRGSKGTATPVTETDQDMEAVEDGGVVVPSISDDEFKAIMDFATQRGGGTGVKKGSMQLESAQVAENRPSPPLPFSEGGLIEQLKNNGVGRPSTYPMIVKTLLARNYITVKKGRCETTPVGRMLVDTSRATFPSIVDIGFTSAFEKKLDRIAKPGSAKEWALPPNVSDADYVLSSFISNFLNYVTEATKAHRVAITTRSLVLQQEKRVASNTPMSPTDFQANLVKEAKRVLTQVPDLVDNMKSYRTFTALQNSLNDYLRRNFPPSAAAVTPASSSGTARSYGSSSSSEKKKESHGATWKVDKKTPRRFRAKPKKPKK; translated from the coding sequence ATgttgcgccgcagcgtgcgtgcgttggAGAAGTTGGTGATTGTCGAGTCACCCAACAAGGTCATAAAGGTGGAGGGGCTCCTGAGCGACCCAAAGGTAATACCGGACTGGTCGTTCAACAATAGCAAGCTCCGTGCTATCAGTACTGGCGCGGAGAAAGCGATTGCTATGGCCACGACAGGGCACTTCATGTCTCTGAAGGAGCTGACGTGGTCTCCGCAGTCGTCCAGCCCCGCTTCGAGAGTCACATCCGCGGACTTCCCTTCCAACGGCCTACTCGTCAGCTTCTCGCTTGAGTGGGAGCTGATCCCTGGGCGCCGCATCCAGGACACGGTATCGCACTACAtcgaggagaaggcggatAACCTGACGGAGATTATCGTCGCGACTGATCCCGATCGTGAGGGAGAGCTGATCGcggtgcacgcgcagaaCCTGATTCGAAGCATGTTCCCACAGCTCAACGTCCCTTTCACGCGCGCGTACATGCacagcatcaccgccgaGGGAATCCGCCGCGCCATGGAGGAGCGGCACGAGGCGTTTGACTACAACCTCGCCAAcgctgcagaggcgcggCACGCAATGGACCGCATCTTTGGCTTTCTTGGGAGCTCGGTGGTACGCTACGCCAACCCGCAGATGCGCTCCATCGGGCGAGTGCAAACACCAGCGCTCATCCTAATAAAGGACCGGGAGGACAAGATCAAGTCATACCTCGACTCTCACGCCTCCACGTTCGAGATTCAGGCAGTGTGCTATTTCACCTCCAAGCACAACCGCCGCTTCTCCCAGGTGGTGAAGgtgacgccggcgcacaagggcggcgccgcgccggtggACTGGAGCGACGAGGCGACTGTCAAGCAGCGGTGCGAGCAGTGGGCGCTGAACTTGGCCACCCACTTTAGCGTTTCGCCCGGCGCAAAGCCGCAGGAGACCGTGACGCCCCCACCGAAGCCGTTTACGATGGCCACGCTCATCGCCAGGGCGAACCGGCAGCTGCACTACTCCAGCGATATGGTCAGCTTATGCCTACAGGACCTGTTCCAGATGGGCTACATCACCTACCCGCGCACGGACAGCACCCGCATCGACGAGTCGATTCTGCCCTCCATCTACGCGGCTGTGCGCAGAGAGCACGGTAAGCGCCTTCTGCAGGAGCAGGATGGTCCGTCCAAGTCAGGCTCGCGTCGCTCAACTGCACAGAAGGAAGCGGCGGACGCCAACGTTGAGGACGCGCATGAAGCGATCCGGCCCACCAACATTGACACTACCGTCGAGGAGCTTGGTGCTGTATCCGCGCCGATGAAGCACATTTACGACCTGGTGCGCCGCAACACGATGGCGGTTCACATGATCCCGATGAAGACGGAGCGGAttgtggtgctggtggcgtgCAAGGCTGCcaacggcgaggaggtggagttTGAGCTGCAGGGCAAGCACGTCGTGGAACCGGGCTGGTCAGCTGCCTTCCGCGGTAGCAAAGGCACAGCGACGCCAGTGACAGAGACAGATCAGGATATGGAGGCAGTggaagacggcggcgtcgttgtGCCGAGCATCTCCGACGACGAGTTCAAGGCGATCATGGACTTTGCTACCcagcgcggaggcggaaCAGGAGTCAAGAAAGGCAGCATGCAGCTGGAGTCGGCGCAAGTCGCGGAGAACCGACCAagcccaccgctgccgttctCGGAGGGTGGTTTGATCGAGCAGCTCAAGAACAACGGCGTGGGGCGGCCGAGCACGTACCCGATGATCGTTAAGACGCTACTCGCACGCAACTATATCACAGTCAAGAAGGGACGGTGCGAGACCACCCCGGTAGGGCGCATGCTGGTGGACACCTCCCGAGCCACGTTCCCCTCCATCGTCGACATCGGCTTCACCTCCGCTTTTGAGAAAAAGCTTGACCGCATCGCAAAGCCGGGTAGCGCGAAAGAgtgggcgctgccgccgaacgTGTCGGACGCGGACTACGTGCTCTCATCTTTTATCTCCAACTTCTTGAACTACGTGACAGAAGCGACCAAGGCACACCGAGTCGCCATCACAACGCGCTCCTTGGTCTTGcagcaggagaagagagTGGCGAGCAACACGCCGATGTCGCCGACGGACTTCCAGGCGAACCTGGTgaaggaggcgaagcgggTGTTGACGCAGGTGCCGGACCTAGTGGATAACATGAAGAGCTACCGCACTTTCACGGCCCTCCAGAACAGCCTGAACGACTACCTGCGGCGCAACTTCCCGccctcggcagcagcggtgacgcCTGCTTCATCCTCGGGAACCGCTCGCAGctacggcagcagcagcagttccgaaaagaaaaaggagtcGCACGGGGCGACTTGGAAGGTCGACAAAAAGACGCCCCGTCGCTTCCGCGCAAAGCCGAAGAAGCCGAAGAAGTAG